aacaacatgctaagcatgctaacaacattgtaatcagcctataaaaatataagcaacaagctaatcatgctaaaacatgttaacaacatgttaaatcatgtaagcaatgtgttaaatcatgctagctgcttccatactattacaactgcttcaaactttcaggctaggctttctcaagccaacttaaagtttgttctcaaactttactcatctatttttcttgtggagtatatataaatatcagttatGTGCATGTTAtgaaatagcttattcaggacagtactaaataaaaaatctaacgTACAATTTTCATGAGTgctcttattttaaaattattaacatgtttgcatattctgcaagtgGTATGTACTGTAAACTTAAAAGCAcaactgtatataatttatgtgaTGTAAAGTGCAAGTCACATGATGTTCACTGTTTGTAATTTACTGTAACTGGTGAACTCTACTGTTTGGTAGGAATTGTCACCAGATGTCCACTAGAGCTGAGGTTGAAGAAGGTAACAGGTGGAGTCAACTGGAAGGCTGTCCTGTCTTACCGTGAtaagaaaaaagaatttaatGATTCATCATTAGTTGAAAACTACATCGAAGAAGGTTAAGAAAAATGCTTGcagtctgttttgttttccagtttaaactaaatatataaattataaataagctatagtttattattgtttttgtttaaaaaattacatccATTTGGAAAACTCTCAGTGGGTGGGCACCAGTGAATGGAAAAATCCAAgcaaaaatcattttgtgaGGGTGTCATGAACAATTGACTCACCTAGGACCCAGGGCATAGTCATTCTTAGCAAATATCTGTCTGTTACTGTGTTCTGAGaaacacattttgaaatgtgtgtgttttatagcCCAGAATGAGCTGGCAGGAAAAGGGGTAGGAATATGTGATGAGCTCATCATTTTAGAGATCATGTCACCAGATGTGTGTGACCTCACACTGATTGATCTACCTGGAATCGCCAGAGTCCCAGTGAAAGGACAACCAGAGGATATTGAACAACAGGTAGGTTATATACTCTGATATTTTGCAGGTCACATTCAGCATTATACTTATTCAGATTGAATGTCTTGTCTTGTGTCTTGTAGATCAAAAGTCTGATCAGGAAATATATTGAGAAGCAAGAGACTATAAACCTGGTCGTGGTCCCTTGTAACACTGACATTGCAACAACAGAAGCATTGCAAATGGCACAAGCAGTAGATCCTAAGGGAATGAGAAGTGTCGGTAATGAAGcaaaacatctaaaaatgtCACCAAATATCTTTTAGCACTTCTGTCAGCAAAggcaaatttgaaaaataactaCTGTTCATTCTCACAGGCATTTTGACCAAGCCCGACCTCATAGACAAGGGAACAGAGACAAAAATTCTGGACATTGCCCTGAACAAAGTAATTCCTCTCCACAAAGGTTACATCATGGTGAAGTGTAGAGGACAACAGCAGATCAATGATAACATTTCTCTGGAAAAGGCTGCACAAACAGAGAGAGATTTCTTCCAAGAGCACAACTATTTCAGGTTACAGTCTGAAAAGATTATTTAACCTTTTGCTTTCTAAAATGTATGTGTCCATGAGACTTGATTTACCCTGTTTAAATCAGGttgctttgttttataattCCAACCAGTTCTCTAGCTTAGTAGTGTTTTGATCTAAAGATTAAGAGATTTCAGTATAACTCAGCTGCACCTCCTATAATCAGAAATCAGAAAGATTTGCTTTCATAAAGATTACTTTTAAATACCTGCTTACGAAGCTATGCCACCTCACAAAAACTGCCTTTTCTTTTTCTACAGATGCCTCTTGAATGAGGACAAAGCGACTATTAAAAGTCTTGCTGTAAAATTGACTCAGCATCTTGTTGATCATATTAAAGTAAGTTTTGAAATGTCAGGGATGCAGActtatgaaatttaaatgtaactttttgaaagaaaaatctgtcaGAAATTCCCACTGAAGCAGTTCAAACATGACAACATTTTTCTTCCTCTCATTTTTGTCAGAAAACACTGCCACAGCTCAATGAGCAGATAAAAAAGCAGTTGTGGGAAGTGAGGAATGAGCTTAAAGAGTGTGAGGATGGACCACCACAGGACCCTAAGGGAGCCAAACAGTTTCTTACACAAGTAAGAATTTAATCTATCACATCTTGCttctcataattattattttgggtCCAAGAACTGTTGTATCACTACATATACCAAATTTGCCAGATGCAAACACAAGGTAGTGTTAGAATTTACATTTCTAACTTACATTTTTGCCAACAGCAATGATTCGAAAAACTTATTGCGATGCTGACATGTAATTTCCTTATAGATAGTCCACACGTTTTGACGCGTATCTCTCTTATTGAACTCGTTTACTCACGACTCATGAGTGTATGGAgttctattgtttgttcatttattttcaacatcGAACGTTTTAACACTTCTTACAGTCTTTTCACATAAATCCACTTGGGTTACAACAACTTATTTGCTGTATCTTGAAGAATTATAATTCCAGTTACGACTGTTTTGATTACAGTCAAAAGCTTGTGTTCTCCAAAACCTTAATAATTTCTCACGCACAACAATAAACATACATGTGAACTACGGAATGACATCACTAGACATGCGCAGTGAGAAACTAATATGAACTGAAAACTATGGATAATATAACacaaataattatgataataatgaatgaatgtttaaataatgaattatgaAATATGGCTCTTACAATACTGAATACTTTTTCTAGGATCACCCTAAACAAATAATTGCaatatttatgttcatttttgttatatatgtttaatgttattataatataatatttaatgtaacaaatgttatttttgctcTCATAGACTTTAACAGGATTCATTGACCAAATCAAGTCTATATCATCAGGAGAGCTGATCGTTAAAGACAATTTGTTTGTGCAGCTTCGGGAGAAATACGAGCAGTGGAACAATGATCTTAATGAAACAAAGATATCCTGTTAGTATATTTTCTCAATTAAGAAACAATTTAAATTGGAATTTACTGTTATGTTTTTCCAATGAAAAAgtcaattaataattttaaaaatctgtgttGTTCCCAAACAAGTTTACAAATTGACTGAAGAGAAATTAAGAGATAGCCAGAGTTACAGAGGGAGGGAACTGCTCGGCTTCAGCAACTACAGAGTGTTTGAGGATATTCTGCAGAAACAAGTGGCCACACTTAAAAATCCTGCCGTCGACTTACTCAATGCCATCAAAGGTATCGGCACACATCTTCATATGTAACACCTTTCTGATTCCAATATGAAACCAAAAGATCAGATCAAATctaatcttggaatgtttttgtagttttaccACATCTGGTTTGTGGGACATTGGTGACTGTTTGCCTGTTTTTAATCTATGCATTTTTCCTGAAGACATCATCATCAAGCAGTTTAATGATGTagtcaatcagtgtttcaagaACTACCCTGTTCTTCGAGCTATCACTCTGGTAAATATTGTTCTTGATTAGTGGTAAACTAAATGagtgtcaatttttttgttaagttttctctgtacattttttttaaggacaAAATTCAGAACATTCAGTCAGTCCAGCAAGAAAAGGCGGAGCAGAGGATTTCAGAGCAGTTTGATATGGAAAACATGATCTTCACTCAAGATCCCATCTACTTGAAGAGCTTGAATGAGATTACTGCCGAGGAATTTTCAAAAGATCAGTCACCTTTTGTTAACAAAAAATGCACGTACAGTGACATGCTAAAGGCGTATTATGAGGTATTATGAGCTCTTCTTAGTTTTCAGTTTCagtaacaaaaattaaaagatttCTTTAGAGACTGTATGGACTGCAGTgctctttcattttctttcagaTTGTGGTGCAGCAAATGTCTGACCAACTGCCCATGATGACCACTCTTTTCATGCTGAAGCAAACTACTCAGCTCATGTCTATTGACATGTTGAATTTGTTGGATGGGGCAAATGTGAAGGAGCTCCTGTCTGAGGACTCTGATGATGGAAGAAAGCGCAGAGACCTACATGCTCGTCTGGAACGTATGAGTATTGCTCAGGAAAAAATCAGCAAATTTATGTGAGCAATCTACTGACTAAAGGATattatttgaggaaaaaatcatCTAAAATGTTGCTGTTGATAATCTTATGTATCTCACAATCTAATATACTAAAATTATGTGTAGCCCAACTTATGTTTgcagtgtgtgttttattattcataCCAAAATAAGTGACTTTATAGAAAGAgatagaaattgtatttttatgtattatctagaaaaagaacaataaaattgtcTCCTCATTTTAAATGGAAAGCAATATACTTTAATTATGTCTGGCAACTTGAAAATATGTTCTATTGGGgtctataaaattaaataaacttaatgATCTATAAAACTTTCACAGATTTCAATTAGCACTGTATTATATAAAACTATACTGTCAGTACACAAATGAACTATGCATTTATTTCCAGTCAAAGGGATAGAGAGGGGTAGAAAATGATTAGGCTCAAAAGATTCCTTGTCTTGTGCCCCTCTAATAAgattcagtaacactttacaataaaggtTACACTAGTTGATATTAGGCAGGGGTGTCCAAAGTCAGGCTCGTGGATGAATTACAAACGGCCCACAACTTGTCTAATAAAATGTCAAGaccaacacacacaaacctttTGGGTTAACATTGATTCTCCGTTCTACTACGTTCCACAGGCATTCTAGCACTGGCACATAAAACAGGAGTCCATATCCTCTATACTGTCATAGAATCCTCTCAAGCAGCCATGCCTTCCATTTCCATAAAACCCAGAGTAGGATTTGaacaacattttgcatttgttgCACTCTCTGATGTCAAAGGGCACCCACAATTCAGCCTTGGATGATGCATTCCACTTCTCCCAGTTCACAACACCTGtagccaaacaaacaaacacacacacacacacacacacacacacacacacacacacaagggcAGTCTTATTTTAACTACTTCACATCTCCTTATACAATCGCTCATTAGTGACATAATGAGCGCAATGTTGTAATCAAACATTACAACTAattaaataagacaaaactcgTAGCTCAACTACTCACCAACACAGCGACAAACGAGTGGAAATAAAATCCTGCTGAGGGCGTTGGCGTCATTAACCAATTATATAATGTGTGGGCGGGGAGACACATGCAGCTCCACCccgttctgcaggctgcagccaGGACCTTCTCTAAAAAAACGGTAAAAAGACTGGCAGCAGGGATTCCAGAGATATTCcgttaaattacagaaaatcaccatttctcaaaattacaagcaaaaactaaaaatacagaataaacttTATGGTCAAAACTCATTAAATTACTGTACATTATCGTtgataatatacaaaaattattacaatctTTCAGGTTAATTGCCATAAATTTAAGGttgtaattagttattttatagaactcatctgtccatctacagtaatttacttttaaactacagtttttccatgtacaataactaagaaataatttataaaaacggagtaaacacatatttttttaaaggattaatccttttttatacagaaaattaaaaggTATTTAGAAGTTATTTTATGTCTACCTGgaatcattttgttaaaatacagatattaactacaataatcaaaaaatgttgcataaaaatgttgtaaatttgTAATACAAAGACATGCTTCCAGCAAAATGCAAGTTATGTTTACGTTGACTCTGTATGGCTGTTTGACCTGaacattagttattttattttataaggtgtaaaatatgctttgcttcagaaggcctttattaatccACCGGAGCCATGTTGAGTgtgtttatgatggatggatgcactttgagCTTCAAACTCATAGCAGACATTCACTGCCAATTTAAAGCCTAAAAGCCAggatttttattgatataactctgattgtgtttgtctgaaagaagaaagtcatgtacacatacaatggattgagggtgagtaaatcataggctcGTTtcgatttttgggtgaactatccctttaattggtCAAGCgttcatgaaaaacaaaaaaaaaaattttttagcCATTTCTTGAAAATGGGCAGAGTTAGGCAGTTTATTACAACAACGACAAACAGTTAAAGTAAAGGTCTGTGAAAGTGAATTTGTACCTctttgtgatgtgatgtgaatgGAGAGAAAATAAGAGCTTGGACAAGGAGTTCTGTTGCATGCCCCATAAGGGCAAATCTGCAGGATCGGGCCACTGCAATGTGGTCAATGAAGTTCATATGTGTCCACTGTAACACCAAGGTTGGTCTGGCTGAAAACATGAGCAGTTCTGTCTTGGCAAGGTAGAGTTGATGGTCATTCAACATTCAGCAAGGCATTTCTGTTCAGGAGGCAGAGATGCGAGCAGTAACCGTCAGAAAATCCAGCTAGAATGAAAGGGATACAATACTACAATAGCAGTAACATGAAAagccatgtttctgaatgacagacccaattattttaaactctaggctcaaatgacatgttttaatggtcctagttaacccaaaaattaatgtaaacatgaTGTGCAAAAATGTTCAATATCAATAACGATACTTTGATTTCAATACTGGTTCCTGAATTTTAAAGCCCTTGATGCCTCACCACAGCCAATGACCAGCACTTGATTTGGGCACATAAAGCATTCTGACATTTAATACTTCAAACAACGAGACATTTTTTGATACTCAATAGTTTTGAGGCAATTTGGTGAGTGcctaaaaagtatcaaaaaacgATACCCAGCCCCACCCAAAGTTGAAAATTATCttgttttactcacccccatgcatTCCAAGATGTCTTCTGCAAATCACTTTTGGAGTCCAAGATCTGTTGAGGCAAAAAATGCATCTATACCAACATTCtgattattcaaaaatgtaatgtagaaAGCATAAAGGTAACCCATATGGATCCAGATAATGAAACAAAGCACTAGGGTTTAACTATAAACTTTTGCTTCTGCATAAAATGACAATGATTGTCAAACAATAAAATTCACAGACATCTTTTCATACAGCCATTTTACACTGATTTTAATTACACTGATgattaatttattcaccctttaCCAcatagaaactgaaaaaaagttccACACCTGAATTGCCATGCTTATCTGCTGTAGATCTCCAGTCTTTCCACACgacctgaaacaaaaaaataataataataatttaatactttgtatTTCATTCAGACATTACAGTCTATACTCCACTGAGACAATGATCTGGAAGCTGAGCAGGAAAGGTTAACAGTGATGTTTTGGTCCTGTGACTTTAGCTCAATTTATAGAAAGTACATTTATATTACTTACTTTGACTTTGAGCTGCATCATATTACTGCCTACAGTAGCAGTGTAACTGTCCAGGATGGATGCAGTTTTCATAATCAACGAGTTTACTCAGTCTCAGGCCTCAAGATGTGTGTTTTATTCCTAATCAGAGCACAAAGATTATAAcaattattaagttggcttgagaaagccaatttactgatatgctattttcttctgagactaaatctgtcgacact
This portion of the Labeo rohita strain BAU-BD-2019 unplaced genomic scaffold, IGBB_LRoh.1.0 scaffold_566, whole genome shotgun sequence genome encodes:
- the LOC127161155 gene encoding interferon-induced GTP-binding protein Mx3, with protein sequence MDVYSFFRSSSDGRSAHYDIDNIQHTQKESHKMNGVVHSHVEQSIRPYIDLIDSLRSIGIQKDLALPTIAVIGDQSSGKSSVLEALSGVALPRGSGIVTRCPLELRLKKVTGGVNWKAVLSYRDKKKEFNDSSLVENYIEEAQNELAGKGVGICDELIILEIMSPDVCDLTLIDLPGIARVPVKGQPEDIEQQIKSLIRKYIEKQETINLVVVPCNTDIATTEALQMAQAVDPKGMRSVGILTKPDLIDKGTETKILDIALNKVIPLHKGYIMVKCRGQQQINDNISLEKAAQTERDFFQEHNYFRCLLNEDKATIKSLAVKLTQHLVDHIKKTLPQLNEQIKKQLWEVRNELKECEDGPPQDPKGAKQFLTQTLTGFIDQIKSISSGELIVKDNLFVQLREKYEQWNNDLNETKISFYKLTEEKLRDSQSYRGRELLGFSNYRVFEDILQKQVATLKNPAVDLLNAIKDIIIKQFNDVVNQCFKNYPVLRAITLDKIQNIQSVQQEKAEQRISEQFDMENMIFTQDPIYLKSLNEITAEEFSKDQSPFVNKKCTYSDMLKAYYEIVVQQMSDQLPMMTTLFMLKQTTQLMSIDMLNLLDGANVKELLSEDSDDGRKRRDLHARLERMSIAQEKISKFM